In one window of Nocardiopsis aegyptia DNA:
- a CDS encoding methyltransferase domain-containing protein: MTEDWLRLNRENWDDRARVHADSDFYDLPGFRAGACTLREFETAEVGDVSGRSLLHLQCHMGQDTLSWARRGAAVTGVDFSEPAIRTARGLAEDIGAPARFVASDVYAVPEALGGERFDIVYTGIGALVWLPDLTRWARVVADALVDGGFLYLAEFHPMTDVLGEDGRSVAEGYFDGGGEVSDYPRTYTDGRELTRTVTVEWRHPLGDVVTALAGAGLRVEFLHEHPFTLFQRYPGLRRDGNGVYRFPPDRPQVPLMYSLRARQRNVRPSPR; this comes from the coding sequence ATGACCGAGGACTGGCTCCGCCTCAACCGGGAGAACTGGGACGACCGGGCGCGTGTGCACGCCGACAGCGACTTCTACGACCTGCCGGGATTCCGGGCGGGCGCCTGCACGCTGCGGGAGTTCGAGACCGCCGAGGTCGGCGACGTGTCCGGACGCAGCCTGTTGCACCTGCAGTGCCACATGGGCCAGGACACGCTGTCCTGGGCGCGCCGAGGGGCGGCCGTCACCGGTGTGGACTTCTCCGAGCCCGCGATCCGCACGGCCCGGGGTCTGGCGGAGGACATCGGGGCGCCGGCCCGGTTCGTCGCCTCCGACGTCTACGCGGTACCCGAGGCCCTGGGCGGCGAGCGCTTCGACATCGTCTACACGGGCATCGGCGCCCTGGTCTGGCTGCCGGACCTGACCCGCTGGGCGCGGGTGGTGGCCGACGCGCTCGTCGACGGCGGCTTCCTCTACCTCGCGGAGTTCCACCCGATGACCGACGTCCTGGGCGAGGACGGCCGCAGCGTGGCGGAGGGCTACTTCGACGGCGGGGGCGAGGTGAGCGACTACCCCCGCACCTATACCGACGGCCGCGAGCTGACCCGGACGGTGACCGTGGAGTGGCGGCACCCGCTCGGGGACGTGGTGACCGCGCTGGCCGGGGCGGGCCTGCGGGTCGAGTTCCTGCACGAGCACCCCTTCACGCTGTTCCAGCGCTATCCGGGACTGCGGCGCGACGGGAACGGGGTGTACCGGTTCCCGCCGGACCGGCCGCAGGTTCCGCTCATGTACTCGCTGCGGGCGCGTCAGAGGAACGTCCGGCCCTCGCCGCGGTAG
- a CDS encoding DUF3618 domain-containing protein produces the protein MTGRDTEPRQTPAEVQAEIDREQRRLAETLDELGEQARPANIARRQVARAKERGTRLVDEARALVVGGTVRVESHLVEPEQGSIRLKGDDEVVTTYESRGRMSTEAMLLMAGLGAVVTVGVVAWAVRRRRG, from the coding sequence ATGACGGGACGCGACACCGAACCGCGCCAGACCCCGGCCGAGGTCCAGGCCGAGATCGACCGCGAACAGCGGCGACTGGCCGAGACCCTGGACGAGTTGGGCGAGCAGGCCCGCCCCGCGAACATCGCGCGCCGGCAGGTCGCCAGGGCCAAGGAGCGGGGGACCCGTCTGGTGGACGAGGCACGCGCCCTGGTGGTCGGCGGCACCGTCCGGGTCGAGAGCCACCTCGTGGAGCCCGAACAAGGCAGTATCCGCCTCAAGGGCGACGACGAGGTGGTGACCACCTACGAGTCCCGCGGCAGGATGTCCACGGAGGCCATGCTGCTGATGGCCGGGCTCGGCGCGGTCGTCACCGTGGGCGTGGTGGCCTGGGCGGTACGCCGCAGGCGCGGATAG
- a CDS encoding metal-dependent hydrolase family protein: MTPSTRPDVLFTGAGLLDPEDGTRTPDSWLLVTGGRIKGSGRGPAPETAAGTEVVDLAGATLMPGLIDAHVHPTAFSADLGAAMDHAPSYVAAYASRSLEAMLRRGFTTVRDVAGGDWGLSRAVDEGLVNGPRLMFGGKALSQTGGHGDFRGPGRQGNDTHACCPGAGLVCDGPVEFRRAARDQLRTGAHHLKIMLSGGVASPTDRIDSTQSAEDEIRAVVEEAEAANRYVTGHAYTARAVNRGLRLGVRCIEHGNLIDESSLELFLEHDAYLVPTLVTYQELSRQGAANGLPPASQEKVDTVLTRGLEALRMAHEAGVNLVYGSDLLGGMQDHQNEEFAIRGRVQPAADVVRAATVNAARLIGMEGEVGTIRDGARADLVVVDGDPLADIGVLADPERNVRTVLRDGAVRHERPDPR, encoded by the coding sequence ATGACCCCATCCACCCGCCCCGACGTCCTCTTCACCGGCGCCGGCCTGCTCGACCCCGAGGACGGCACCCGGACGCCGGACTCCTGGCTCCTGGTGACCGGGGGCCGCATCAAGGGGAGCGGCCGCGGACCCGCGCCGGAGACCGCCGCCGGCACCGAGGTCGTCGACCTCGCCGGGGCCACCCTCATGCCCGGCCTCATCGACGCCCACGTGCACCCCACCGCGTTCAGCGCCGACCTCGGCGCCGCGATGGACCACGCCCCCTCCTACGTCGCGGCCTACGCCTCGCGGTCCCTGGAGGCCATGCTCCGCCGCGGGTTCACCACGGTCCGCGACGTCGCCGGCGGCGACTGGGGCCTGTCCCGGGCGGTGGACGAGGGGCTGGTCAACGGGCCCCGCCTGATGTTCGGCGGCAAGGCGCTGTCCCAGACCGGCGGCCACGGCGACTTCCGCGGTCCCGGCCGCCAGGGCAACGACACCCACGCCTGCTGTCCCGGCGCGGGCCTGGTGTGCGACGGTCCCGTCGAGTTCCGCCGCGCCGCCCGCGACCAGCTGCGCACCGGCGCCCACCACCTCAAGATCATGCTCTCCGGCGGAGTCGCCTCCCCCACCGACCGCATCGACTCCACCCAGTCCGCCGAGGACGAGATCCGCGCCGTCGTGGAGGAGGCCGAGGCCGCCAACCGGTACGTGACCGGGCACGCCTACACCGCACGCGCCGTCAATCGCGGCCTGCGCCTGGGCGTGCGCTGCATCGAGCACGGCAACCTCATCGACGAGAGCAGCCTGGAACTCTTCCTGGAGCACGACGCCTACCTGGTGCCCACGCTGGTCACCTACCAGGAGCTGTCCCGCCAGGGCGCGGCCAACGGCCTGCCCCCGGCGAGCCAGGAGAAGGTGGACACCGTGCTCACACGGGGCCTGGAGGCGCTGCGCATGGCCCACGAGGCCGGCGTGAACCTCGTCTACGGCTCCGACCTGCTCGGCGGGATGCAGGACCACCAGAACGAGGAGTTCGCCATCCGCGGCCGGGTCCAGCCCGCCGCCGACGTGGTGCGCGCGGCCACCGTCAACGCCGCCCGGCTCATCGGGATGGAGGGCGAGGTCGGCACGATCCGCGACGGCGCCCGCGCCGACCTCGTCGTCGTGGACGGCGACCCGCTCGCCGACATCGGTGTGCTCGCCGACCCGGAGCGCAACGTCCGCACGGTCCTGCGCGACGGCGCCGTGCGCCACGAGCGCCCCGACCCCCGCTGA
- a CDS encoding CsbD family protein: MGKHFDDAVGKGKEAFGKATGDQGTEAEGKVDQAKGQAKDAADKAKEKAEELKGRAGEAAESATERIKGAFDR; the protein is encoded by the coding sequence ATGGGCAAGCACTTCGACGACGCGGTCGGCAAGGGCAAGGAAGCGTTCGGCAAGGCCACCGGGGACCAGGGCACCGAGGCCGAGGGCAAGGTCGACCAGGCCAAGGGCCAGGCCAAGGACGCCGCGGACAAGGCCAAGGAGAAGGCCGAGGAGCTCAAGGGCCGGGCCGGTGAGGCGGCCGAGTCGGCGACCGAGCGGATCAAGGGCGCCTTCGACCGCTGA
- a CDS encoding CDP-alcohol phosphatidyltransferase family protein gives MPGFTLDEVRTRTLKERDSWWTVYLVDPMAVRLVRVVANRTSITPNQLTVAALFLGLGAAVCFALGYRQALALGGVLYFLCFVVDCVDGKLARLTGSETLIGAWMDYVSDRFRVLVCAVALMGGQYVLAQEENPDSAPVVYVWLALAVVFVDMLRYLNALQVYKLRREMRSHLAAALERARATLSMLEPEGGDRAMSDGGEQAVLRHGIGVLEQILHSQNEREARNHRTAGKQPDLTLPKVDLHQEFRTRFPWYQRFWGALNARRVRTHLVGGIEFQMAVFVVAPLAMAIFAMPSLVGWIAAVTGVLLLAFEIAIIYKLWLSTRDFFRVVDGIDGALRFSGPSDGAEDEGRGTGSDTGSQTTMR, from the coding sequence ATGCCTGGATTCACACTCGACGAGGTCAGGACCCGTACCCTCAAGGAGCGCGACTCCTGGTGGACGGTCTACCTCGTGGACCCGATGGCGGTCCGGCTCGTGCGCGTGGTGGCGAACCGGACGTCGATCACGCCCAACCAGCTCACGGTGGCCGCGCTCTTCCTCGGGCTGGGCGCCGCGGTCTGCTTCGCGCTGGGCTACCGTCAGGCGCTGGCCCTGGGCGGCGTGCTGTACTTCCTGTGCTTCGTCGTGGACTGCGTGGACGGCAAGCTCGCGCGGCTCACCGGCTCCGAGACCCTCATCGGCGCGTGGATGGACTATGTCTCCGACCGCTTCCGCGTGCTGGTGTGCGCGGTGGCGCTGATGGGCGGGCAGTACGTGCTCGCCCAGGAGGAGAACCCCGACTCGGCCCCCGTGGTGTACGTGTGGCTGGCGCTGGCCGTGGTCTTCGTGGACATGCTGCGCTACCTGAACGCGTTGCAGGTGTACAAGCTGCGCCGCGAGATGCGCTCGCACCTGGCCGCCGCGCTGGAGCGGGCGCGCGCCACGCTGTCGATGCTGGAGCCCGAGGGCGGGGACCGTGCGATGAGCGACGGGGGCGAGCAGGCCGTCCTGCGGCACGGCATCGGCGTGTTGGAGCAGATCCTGCACAGCCAGAACGAGCGTGAGGCGCGCAACCACCGCACGGCGGGCAAGCAGCCGGACCTGACTCTGCCCAAGGTGGACCTGCACCAGGAGTTCCGGACGCGTTTCCCCTGGTACCAGCGGTTCTGGGGGGCGTTGAACGCCCGCCGCGTGCGCACGCACCTGGTGGGCGGCATCGAGTTCCAGATGGCGGTGTTCGTGGTGGCGCCGCTGGCGATGGCGATCTTCGCGATGCCGTCGCTGGTCGGCTGGATCGCCGCGGTCACGGGCGTTTTGCTTCTCGCCTTCGAGATCGCCATCATCTATAAACTGTGGTTGTCCACGCGGGACTTCTTCCGCGTGGTCGACGGAATCGACGGCGCGCTGAGGTTCTCCGGTCCGTCCGACGGCGCGGAGGATGAGGGCCGGGGCACCGGCTCGGACACGGGTTCCCAGACCACGATGCGCTGA
- a CDS encoding alanine racemase produces MTNLRETYDAATRELEPPFAMVDLAAFRANAAALTRRAHGRPVRVASKSVRSRDLLRTVLDLPGYAGIMAFTLPEALWLASGGPDDPLARDILVAYPTADRQALARLARDPAAARAVTLMVDDTAHLDLIASVVAEAAADTPEPPRIRVCLDIDTSWQPLGSAARIGSYRSPVRTPEQAAALALAVQRRPELVLDGIMAYEGQIAGVGDAPPGRPLYGRLLRAVQRRSAIELARRRAAIVRAVRAVADPRFVNGGGTGSLHTTGRERAVTELAAGSGLFQPHLFDHYRSFQGRPAALFALPVVRRPARGAATVLGGGYPASGPADRFRAPLPYLPEGLSLTANEGAGEVQTPLLGPAADRLGIGDRVWMRHAKAGELCERFDTLHLVDSDTGDYLGTAPTYRGEGRTFL; encoded by the coding sequence ATGACCAACCTGCGCGAGACCTACGACGCCGCCACCCGCGAGCTGGAGCCCCCCTTCGCCATGGTCGACCTGGCGGCGTTCCGCGCCAACGCGGCCGCACTCACCCGGCGCGCGCACGGCCGCCCCGTACGCGTGGCCAGCAAGTCCGTGCGCAGCCGCGACCTGCTCCGAACCGTGCTGGACCTGCCCGGCTACGCGGGCATCATGGCCTTCACCCTCCCCGAGGCCCTCTGGCTCGCCTCCGGCGGCCCGGACGACCCCCTGGCGCGGGACATCCTCGTCGCCTACCCCACCGCCGACCGCCAGGCCCTGGCACGGCTCGCCCGCGACCCCGCGGCCGCCCGGGCCGTCACCCTGATGGTGGACGACACCGCCCACCTGGACCTGATCGCCTCCGTCGTCGCCGAAGCCGCCGCCGACACCCCCGAGCCCCCGCGCATCCGGGTGTGCCTGGACATCGACACGAGCTGGCAGCCGCTCGGATCCGCCGCGCGTATCGGCAGCTACCGCTCCCCCGTACGCACACCCGAACAGGCCGCCGCGCTCGCCCTCGCCGTCCAACGCCGCCCGGAACTGGTCCTCGACGGCATCATGGCCTACGAGGGCCAGATCGCGGGCGTCGGCGACGCCCCGCCCGGACGGCCCCTCTACGGCCGCCTCCTGCGCGCCGTCCAGCGCCGCTCCGCGATCGAACTGGCCCGGCGCCGCGCCGCGATCGTCCGGGCCGTGCGCGCGGTGGCCGACCCGCGCTTCGTCAACGGCGGCGGCACCGGCAGCCTGCACACCACCGGCCGGGAGCGGGCCGTCACCGAACTCGCCGCCGGATCCGGGCTCTTCCAGCCGCACCTGTTCGACCACTACCGGTCCTTCCAGGGGCGGCCCGCCGCGCTCTTCGCGCTCCCCGTCGTCCGCCGCCCCGCCCGCGGCGCGGCCACGGTCCTGGGCGGCGGCTACCCCGCCTCCGGCCCCGCCGACCGGTTCCGGGCACCCCTGCCGTACCTGCCCGAAGGGCTCTCGCTCACCGCCAACGAAGGCGCGGGCGAAGTCCAGACCCCCCTGCTGGGCCCCGCCGCCGACCGGCTCGGGATCGGCGACCGCGTGTGGATGCGCCACGCCAAGGCCGGAGAGCTGTGCGAGCGCTTCGACACCCTCCACCTGGTCGACTCCGACACCGGCGACTACCTGGGCACCGCCCCCACCTACCGCGGCGAGGGCCGGACGTTCCTCTGA
- a CDS encoding Asp23/Gls24 family envelope stress response protein yields MARDRNRRSARGNRIGLALVGGVLLAGGLAALALGRGLFGADLAGGALLGSAAMELLGRQWVPYAAVALSFVAAFLALRWLLAQGMNDTLGRLVLEQGPEGRVEISESVARGALEQEVAEYPGVRRARARLTESSDEPHLRLALTLEDDADVAGVWRRVRSEALANLRRALEQERVPAVVRMSMTAPAKNPPRSLA; encoded by the coding sequence ATGGCGCGGGACAGGAATCGCAGGTCGGCGCGGGGCAATCGGATCGGCCTGGCCCTGGTGGGCGGCGTGCTCCTGGCGGGCGGGCTGGCCGCGCTCGCGCTGGGGCGGGGACTGTTCGGCGCCGACCTGGCGGGTGGCGCCCTACTGGGCTCGGCCGCCATGGAGCTGCTCGGCCGGCAGTGGGTGCCCTACGCCGCGGTGGCGCTGTCCTTCGTCGCCGCCTTCCTGGCCCTGCGCTGGCTGCTCGCGCAGGGCATGAACGACACCCTGGGCCGCCTGGTCCTGGAGCAGGGCCCCGAGGGCAGGGTGGAGATCAGCGAGAGCGTGGCGCGCGGCGCCCTGGAGCAGGAGGTCGCCGAGTACCCGGGCGTGCGCCGGGCCAGGGCGCGACTGACCGAGTCCAGTGACGAGCCGCACCTGCGCCTGGCGCTGACGCTGGAGGACGACGCGGACGTGGCGGGGGTGTGGCGGCGGGTGCGGTCCGAGGCCCTGGCCAACCTGCGCCGCGCGCTGGAGCAGGAGCGGGTCCCGGCGGTGGTGCGGATGTCGATGACGGCGCCCGCCAAGAACCCGCCCCGCAGCCTGGCCTGA
- a CDS encoding DUF6286 domain-containing protein, translating into MTTVEEVLGRPDQGVERKATRVAVHTFRPRRSWPAVITGLAILMVAVVSAAEVISALAGSPLRLIPVGRAGEFAATTTWSQPSVQIASAVLALIGLALIVLALAPGRSRWTVLRTGDPALVVGLTRPALRRAVSAAAQEVSGVEGAHVVVRGHRLRVHVRTGMRTSEGLAEEVTAAVERRLEELAPLRSMRIVTHVRHAEG; encoded by the coding sequence ATGACCACCGTCGAAGAGGTGCTCGGCCGCCCGGACCAGGGCGTGGAGCGGAAGGCGACACGGGTGGCGGTCCACACGTTCCGCCCGCGCCGGTCGTGGCCCGCGGTGATCACGGGACTGGCGATCCTGATGGTGGCGGTGGTGTCGGCGGCCGAGGTGATCTCCGCCCTGGCCGGCAGCCCGCTGCGGCTGATCCCGGTGGGGCGCGCGGGGGAGTTCGCCGCCACCACGACGTGGTCGCAGCCCTCGGTGCAGATCGCCTCCGCGGTCCTGGCACTGATCGGTCTGGCGCTGATCGTCCTGGCCCTCGCGCCGGGCCGGAGCCGGTGGACGGTGCTGCGCACGGGGGACCCGGCCCTGGTGGTCGGGCTGACGCGGCCCGCCCTGCGCCGGGCGGTGAGCGCGGCGGCCCAGGAGGTCAGCGGCGTCGAGGGAGCGCACGTGGTGGTCCGCGGCCACCGGCTGCGGGTGCACGTGCGCACCGGTATGCGGACGTCGGAGGGGCTGGCCGAGGAGGTGACCGCGGCGGTGGAGCGGCGGCTGGAGGAGTTGGCGCCGCTGCGCAGCATGCGGATCGTCACGCACGTGCGGCACGCGGAGGGTTGA
- the purU gene encoding formyltetrahydrofolate deformylase, translating into MSEREYILTLSCPDSRGIVAAVANLLSDHGCNITESQQYGDHYTGRFFLRMQFLAEAGEDGVVGEDVLRGAFAALAGDFGEGAGDPVVEWSLQPTDARPRMIVMVSKFGHCLNDLLYRQRSGLLDVDIAAVVSNHPDLEFLATSYGVDFHHLPVNAQTKLEQEARLLELVDSYDADLIVLARYMQVLSEQLCTKMSGRIINIHHSFLPSFKGARPYHQAHARGVKLIGATAHYVTADLDEGPIIEQEVSRVAHTDSPERLTAIGRDLESVALARAVNWHAQRRVLMNGEKTVIFG; encoded by the coding sequence ATGAGTGAGCGCGAGTACATCCTGACCCTTTCGTGCCCCGACAGCCGGGGCATCGTCGCGGCGGTGGCCAACCTGCTGTCCGACCACGGTTGCAACATCACCGAGAGTCAGCAGTACGGCGACCACTACACCGGTCGGTTCTTCCTGCGGATGCAGTTCCTCGCCGAGGCCGGGGAGGACGGCGTGGTGGGCGAGGACGTCCTGCGCGGCGCGTTCGCCGCTCTGGCCGGGGACTTCGGGGAGGGCGCCGGCGACCCCGTCGTGGAGTGGAGCCTGCAGCCGACCGACGCGCGCCCCCGCATGATCGTGATGGTGTCCAAGTTCGGGCACTGCCTCAACGACCTGCTCTACCGCCAGCGCAGCGGCCTGCTCGACGTCGACATCGCGGCCGTGGTCTCCAACCACCCGGACCTGGAGTTCCTGGCCACGTCCTACGGTGTGGACTTCCACCACCTGCCGGTCAACGCCCAGACCAAGCTGGAGCAGGAGGCGCGGCTGCTGGAGCTGGTCGACTCCTACGACGCGGACCTCATCGTCCTGGCCCGGTACATGCAGGTGCTCTCCGAGCAGCTGTGCACCAAGATGTCCGGCCGGATCATCAACATCCACCACTCGTTCCTGCCGAGCTTCAAGGGCGCGCGCCCCTACCACCAGGCGCACGCCCGCGGCGTCAAGCTCATCGGCGCGACCGCCCACTACGTCACCGCCGACCTCGACGAGGGGCCGATCATCGAGCAGGAGGTGTCCCGCGTCGCCCACACCGACAGCCCGGAGCGGCTGACGGCGATCGGCCGGGACCTGGAGTCGGTGGCGCTGGCACGCGCGGTGAACTGGCACGCGCAGCGCCGTGTGCTGATGAACGGCGAGAAGACGGTCATCTTCGGCTGA
- a CDS encoding Asp23/Gls24 family envelope stress response protein, with product MSDTRTEAGVPEARTGGRRDTASQDGMGRTQIADGVVAKIAGMAAREIGGVYAMGGGAARAVGAVRDAMTKGDSSVARGVAVEVGERQAAVDIDVVVEYGAAIQDLAAAVRRNVTTAVERMTGLEVTEINIKVDDIHLPDDDHGDEDAASEPRVQ from the coding sequence GTGTCGGATACGAGGACCGAGGCCGGCGTGCCGGAAGCGCGCACCGGCGGACGCAGGGACACCGCGTCGCAGGACGGCATGGGCCGGACCCAGATCGCCGACGGCGTCGTGGCCAAGATCGCCGGTATGGCGGCCCGCGAGATCGGCGGGGTCTACGCCATGGGCGGCGGCGCCGCCCGTGCGGTCGGTGCCGTCAGGGACGCCATGACCAAGGGGGACTCGTCGGTCGCGCGCGGCGTGGCGGTCGAGGTCGGTGAGCGCCAGGCGGCCGTGGACATCGACGTGGTCGTCGAGTACGGGGCCGCCATCCAGGACCTGGCCGCGGCGGTGCGCCGCAACGTCACCACGGCGGTCGAGCGCATGACCGGCCTGGAGGTCACCGAGATCAACATCAAGGTGGACGACATCCACCTGCCCGACGACGACCACGGCGACGAGGACGCTGCCTCCGAGCCGCGAGTCCAGTAG
- the bcp gene encoding thioredoxin-dependent thiol peroxidase yields the protein MSDPIRLETGDPAPDFTLDDADGKPVTLSQVLAETGKRVVLYFYPAAMTPGCTTEACDFRDNLRDFDSAGLTVLGVSPDTTDKLAKFRDKEGLTFTLLGDPDKETLRAYGAFGEKKNYGRVVQGVIRSTIVVGTDGKVERAFYNVKATGHVDRIKRELGV from the coding sequence GTGAGCGACCCGATCCGTCTGGAGACCGGAGACCCGGCACCCGACTTCACCCTCGACGACGCCGACGGCAAGCCCGTGACCCTCAGCCAGGTCCTGGCCGAGACGGGCAAGCGCGTCGTGCTGTACTTCTACCCCGCGGCCATGACGCCCGGCTGCACCACGGAGGCCTGCGACTTCCGCGACAACCTGCGCGACTTCGACTCCGCCGGACTCACCGTCCTGGGCGTCTCCCCGGACACCACGGACAAGCTCGCCAAGTTCCGGGACAAGGAGGGCCTCACCTTCACCCTGCTCGGCGACCCGGACAAGGAGACACTGCGCGCCTACGGGGCCTTCGGCGAGAAGAAGAACTACGGCCGCGTCGTCCAGGGCGTCATCCGCTCCACCATCGTCGTCGGCACCGACGGCAAGGTCGAGCGGGCCTTCTACAACGTGAAGGCCACCGGCCACGTCGACCGCATCAAGCGCGAACTCGGCGTCTAG
- a CDS encoding serine/threonine-protein kinase: MDGSGADGRLLKGRYQLVSEIARGGVGTVWRATDLVIDREVAVKELRLPADLSRSEREGLLQRTTREARVAGRLTHPSLVTVLDVVDEDDRPWIVMELVEASTLEELLKVSPLPYQRVAEIGLQLIDALKVAHAEGIVHRDVKPDNVMISPQGRVVLTDFGLAAWNGESALSESGRIIGSPAYIPPERAKAGPVGPESDLWSLGATLYAAVEGHPPYDRKGYIKILRQEQLDEPAEAANAGPLAPVLAGLLKVEPGERLTAENATKMLRIAALAPWAPETSPETAAEGKATPAEPRPGGAARPVGKGVDADEDVDDEVDEGGEGHESAREQAKEHFRAGGRVLAESLNERLRHSPEAMNSIMTSIRESTDTLGLTHSGRHAEHSRLPVVAAVVLGVAVLLAIVLWALMGR; the protein is encoded by the coding sequence ATGGACGGCTCCGGAGCTGACGGCCGACTGCTGAAGGGGCGCTACCAGCTCGTCTCGGAGATCGCCCGGGGCGGTGTCGGCACGGTGTGGCGCGCCACCGACCTGGTCATCGACCGCGAGGTCGCGGTCAAGGAGCTGCGGCTGCCCGCGGACCTGAGCCGCTCCGAGCGCGAGGGACTGCTCCAGCGCACCACCCGCGAGGCCCGCGTCGCCGGCCGGCTCACCCACCCCAGCCTGGTCACCGTCCTGGACGTCGTGGACGAGGACGACCGGCCGTGGATCGTCATGGAGCTGGTGGAGGCCTCCACGCTGGAGGAACTCCTCAAGGTGAGCCCCCTGCCCTACCAGAGGGTGGCCGAGATCGGCCTACAGCTCATCGACGCCCTCAAGGTCGCGCACGCCGAGGGCATCGTGCACCGCGACGTCAAGCCCGACAACGTGATGATCAGCCCGCAGGGCCGGGTCGTGCTCACCGACTTCGGGCTGGCGGCGTGGAACGGCGAGTCCGCGCTGAGCGAGTCGGGCCGCATCATCGGCTCACCGGCCTACATCCCGCCCGAGCGCGCCAAGGCCGGTCCGGTCGGCCCGGAGTCGGACCTGTGGTCGCTGGGCGCCACGCTGTACGCCGCGGTGGAGGGCCACCCGCCCTACGACCGCAAGGGCTACATCAAGATCCTGCGCCAGGAGCAGTTGGACGAGCCCGCGGAGGCCGCCAACGCCGGTCCGCTGGCGCCGGTGCTCGCGGGCCTGCTCAAGGTGGAGCCGGGCGAGCGGCTGACCGCGGAGAACGCCACCAAGATGCTGCGCATCGCCGCGCTGGCCCCGTGGGCGCCCGAGACCAGCCCCGAGACCGCGGCCGAGGGCAAGGCGACCCCCGCCGAGCCGCGGCCGGGCGGAGCCGCCAGGCCGGTCGGCAAGGGTGTGGACGCCGACGAGGACGTCGACGACGAGGTGGACGAGGGCGGCGAGGGCCACGAGTCCGCGCGCGAGCAGGCCAAGGAGCACTTCCGCGCCGGCGGCCGGGTCCTGGCCGAGTCCCTCAACGAGCGGCTCCGGCACAGCCCCGAGGCGATGAACTCGATCATGACGTCGATCCGCGAGTCCACGGACACGCTGGGCCTGACCCACTCGGGCCGGCACGCCGAGCACAGCCGCCTGCCGGTGGTGGCCGCCGTGGTCCTGGGGGTCGCTGTGCTGCTGGCGATCGTGCTGTGGGCGTTGATGGGGAGGTAG
- a CDS encoding Asp23/Gls24 family envelope stress response protein, which translates to MAGTRTDTVPRQRVETGARGSAERYREGGAARDPGGRTDIAPGVIEKAAARAVREVEGAGAVRARPARARTSGDVVLLRLRISVRYPRAAREVAARVREHVKDRVEWMTGRTVHHIDIEIAELVR; encoded by the coding sequence GTGGCCGGAACACGAACCGACACGGTACCCCGCCAGCGTGTCGAGACGGGGGCGCGGGGATCCGCGGAGCGGTACCGCGAGGGCGGTGCCGCCCGTGATCCCGGCGGCCGGACCGACATCGCCCCGGGCGTCATCGAGAAGGCGGCGGCCCGTGCCGTGCGCGAGGTGGAGGGGGCGGGCGCGGTCCGCGCCCGCCCCGCCCGCGCCAGGACGAGCGGTGACGTCGTCCTGCTGCGGCTGCGGATCTCCGTGCGCTACCCGCGGGCCGCGCGCGAGGTCGCGGCCCGGGTGCGCGAACACGTCAAGGACCGGGTCGAGTGGATGACCGGCAGGACCGTCCACCACATCGACATCGAGATCGCGGAGTTGGTGCGCTGA